In the Arachis ipaensis cultivar K30076 chromosome B10, Araip1.1, whole genome shotgun sequence genome, one interval contains:
- the LOC107621274 gene encoding protein FAR1-RELATED SEQUENCE 5-like, whose translation MYNEIARGRRHVLGDARAALRYLKNQKAEDTSLYYEHIVDAKGVLRALFWCDGRSQLDYEVFGDVLAFDATYKKNKYLCPVVVFSGVNHHNQTVVFGSALVTDESKEVYVWLLQQLLAAMKEKAPVSVITDDAPSMRFAIETVFPNSHNRLCAWHLIRNATSNVGNPKFTSMFKKCMLGDYEISVFEQKWFGIVEEFGVAEKNWIIDMYEKRHMWATAHIRGKFFAGFRTTSRCEGLHSIIAKYVKSQYNLVDFIKHFKRCLTYLRYKEVEADYVSISGLPVLKTALEPLERSASNFYTRELFFIFRPMLVRAARMKVVQDMAFDSFVLYTISKYGSLNSSWEVSVDNERTKFNCSCLRMNSFEIPCEHIVCVLGFLNILELPKSLVLTRWSKNAKKSTFDSSGVTWESIILSQYGCLMDWCRQLSYVASRRQERFHLVRETVMSLIEDFKIEDEQEKQVGAQADDSDGIFPKNPQSCRSKCHPGEKIK comes from the coding sequence ATGTATAATGAGATTGCTAGGGGAAGGCGTCATGTCCTGGGTGATGCTAGAGCGGCATTGCGATACCTCAAAAACCAGAAAGCTGAAGATACAAGCCTCTATTATGAGCACATAGTTGATGCTAAAGGGGTATTGCGAGCTCTATTTTGGTGTGATGGAAGAAGCCAATTAGATTATGAAGTATTTGGAGATGTGCTTGCCTTTGATGCGACATACAAGAAGAACAAGTACTTGTGTCCGGTAGTAGTGTTTTCCGGTGTGAATCATCACAACCAAACAGTGGTATTTGGAAGTGCTCTAGTTACCGATGAGAGTAAGGAGGTCTACGTGTGGTTATTACAGCAACTATTGGCAGCCATGAAGGAAAAAGCACCTGTATCTGTCATTACAGATGATGCTCCATCAATGAGGTTTGCAATTGAGACGGTATTCCCAAATTCTCATAATAGATTATGTGCTTGGCACCTCATTCGGAACGCCACAAGTAATGTTGGAAACCCAAAATTTACATCTATGTTCAAGAAGTGCATGCTAGGAGATTATGAGATTAGTGTGTTTGAGCAGAAGTGGTTTGGAATAGTTGAGGAGTTTGGTGTAGCTGAAAAGAATTGGATTATTGACATGTACGAGAAAAGGCATATGTGGGCCACTGCACATATTCGAGGCAAGTTTTTTGCAGGATTTAGGACAACTTCTCGATGCGAAGGTTTGCACTCTATTATTGCAAAATATGTTAAATCTCAATACAATTTGGTTGATTTCATAAAGCATTTTAAGCGGTGTCTTACCTACCTAAGATATAAGGAGGTTGAAGCTGACTATGTTTCCATATCTGGTCTTCCGGTACTTAAAACAGCATTAGAACCTCTGGAAAGGTCTGCATCAAATTTCTATACACGAGAGTTATTTTTTATATTTCGACCAATGCTTGTTAGGGCTGCAAGAATGAAGGTTGTGCAAGATATGGCATTTGATTCATTTGTACTTTATACAATATCTAAATATGGAAGTCTAAATAGTTCATGGGAGGTGTCTGTGGATAATGAAAGGACGAAGTTTAATTGTTCATGCTTAAGGATGAATTCTTTTGAAATTCCGTGTGAGCATATAGTTTGTGTGCTGGGGTTTCTTAACATCCTTGAGCTACCAAAGTCTCTTGTGTTGACAAGATGGTCGAAGAATGCCAAGAAAAGCACTTTCGATTCAAGTGGCGTTACTTGGGAGTCTATAATATTGAGTCAATATGGATGCTTGATGGATTGGTGTCGGCAGCTGTCCTATGTCGCTAGTCGAAGGCAGGAGAGATTCCACCTTGTTCGAGAAACTGTTATGAGCCTAATCGAAGATTTCAAGATTGAAGATGAACAAGAAAAGCAAGTTGGTGCGCAAGCTGATGATTCAGATGGTATTTTTCCTAAGAATCCACAAAGTTGTAGGTCTAAGTGTCATCCAGGTGAGAAGATCAAATGA
- the LOC107622918 gene encoding 26S proteasome non-ATPase regulatory subunit 11 homolog produces the protein MASSHLAATTESLALAMEAKNPSEAISILYRVLEDPSSSSEALRMKEQAITNLTDLLRQENRGEDLRSLLTQLRPFFSLIPKAKTAKIVRGIIDAVAKIPGTSALQIALCKEMVQWTRAEKRTFLRQRVEARLAALLMENKEFSEALTLLSSLVKEVRRLDDKLLLVDIDLLESKLHFSLRNLPKAKAALTAARTAANAIYVPPAQQGAIDLQSGILHAEEKDYKTAYSYFFEAFESFNALEDPKAVFSLKYMLLCKIMVNQADDVGGIISSKAGLQYVGPDLDAMKAVADAHSKRSLKLFEITLRDYKVQLEEDPIVHRHLQSLYDTLLEQNLCRLIEPFSRVEIAHIAELIELPIDHVERKLSQMILDKKFAGTLDQGAGCLIIFDDPKTDAIYPATLETISNIGKVVDSLYVRSAKIMT, from the coding sequence ATGGCTTCATCTCATCTTGCTGCAACAACTGAGTCACTTGCTCTTGCAATGGAGGCCAAAAACCCATCTGAAGCAATCTCCATTCTTTACCGTGTACTCGAGGATCCTTCTTCTTCATCCGAAGCTTTGCGTATGAAAGAGCAGGCCATCACAAACCTTACTGACCTTCTAAGACAAGAGAATAGGGGGGAGGATCTGCGCAGCCTTCTCACACAACTGAGGCCCTTTTTCTCCTTGATCCCTAAGGCAAAAACTGCAAAGATTGTCAGGGGAATAATTGACGCAGTTGCTAAAATTCCAGGGACATCTGCTCTTCAAATTGCACTCTGCAAAGAAATGGTGCAATGGACTCGTGCTGAGAAGCGTACGTTCTTGAGGCAGAGAGTTGAGGCAAGGCTTGCAGCACTTCTGATGGAAAATAAGGAGTTTTCAGAAGCTTTGACTTTACTCTCCAGCTTGGTCAAAGAGGTTAGAAGATTAGATGACAAGCTTCTACTTGTAGACATAGACTTGCTGGAAAGCAAGCTACACTTCTCATTAAGGAACCTTCCAAAGGCAAAAGCTGCACTCACAGCAGCAAGAACAGCTGCAAATGCTATTTATGTGCCGCCGGCACAGCAAGGTGCCATAGATCTGCAGAGTGGAATACTGCATGCTGAGGAGAAGGATTATAAAACTGCATATAGTTATTTCTTTGAAGCCTTTGAATCCTTCAATGCACTTGAAGATCCAAAGGCTGTTTTCAGCCTGAAATACATGTTGTTATGTAAGATCATGGTGAATCAAGCTGATGACGTTGGTGGAATCATATCCTCTAAAGCTGGTTTGCAATATGTCGGGCCTGACTTGGATGCAATGAAAGCTGTTGCAGATGCTCATTCTAAGCGCTCCCTGAAGTTATTCGAGATTACTCTGCGAGACTACAAGGTGCAGTTGGAGGAAGACCCAATCGTTCATAGGCACTTGCAATCCCTGTATGATACCCTTCTCGAGCAGAATCTTTGCAGGTTGATCGAGCCATTCTCAAGAGTTGAGATTGCACACATTGCGGAGCTCATTGAACTACCTATTGATCACGTGGAGCGGAAGTTGTCCCAGATGATCTTGGACAAGAAGTTCGCTGGGACATTAGATCAAGGTGCCGGATGCCTCATCATATTTGATGACCCCAAGACAGATGCCATATATCCTGCAACTTTGGAAACCATTTCCAATATTGGGAAAGTTGTGGATAGTCTTTATGTTAGATCGGCCAAGATCATGACATGA
- the LOC107623442 gene encoding F-box/kelch-repeat protein At3g23880, whose protein sequence is MRRGPIPDDDDDDAAVPRKGKVVTTTGGWPELLRCVTTKPPPILLDELIAEILLRIPARSLLRLRNSVCSSWRTLISSSQFAKDHLRRSMAVDPALTHPLIAYFARACEYPKIGVFSVRSVMENRPQEPTKVVSYEGRRYRIIIGSCNGLLCLHDEERGEDGFIISHRAMLWNPCTGFTSQPLEIGGVLSICGFGYDHVNDKYKLLAAVSKKSGEPVTTRMFTFGPNSTWRTIQDFPHNYFDFHSGEYLERLAGLYLSGTGTLNWLLYSHSSFVKVISLDLVKETYSQFSLPSRDSDDNLWMEPKLGILRDCLAVCYETKKTHWTVWFMKDYGVPQSWTKLTTIPHHPLLVHSPSCVALQPIYMLKDVLLAIAPSGKFVLCNLKDGSIDLPNINSSNDGMPRLVPLTQHSCTRVFQLYHESLVSPSHFGLPSCSSEMRLIKPSL, encoded by the coding sequence ATGAGGAGGGGTCCGattcctgatgatgatgatgatgatgctgctGTTCCGAGGAAGGGGAAGGTTGTCACAACCACCGGGGGGTGGCCGGAACTGCTCCGCTGTGTCACGACAAAACCACCACCTATCCTTCTGGACGAGCTCATAGCGGAAATCCTGCTGAGGATACCGGCGAGGTCTCTCCTTCGATTAAGGAACAGCGTCTGCAGTTCATGGAGAACCCTAATTTCCAGTTCCCAATTTGCCAAGGACCACCTTCGACGTTCAATGGCGGTGGATCCAGCCTTGACCCACCCACTTATTGCCTATTTTGCCCGAGCCTGCGAATACCCCAAAATCGGAGTGTTCTCCGTACGATCTGTGATGGAGAACCGTCCGCAGGAACCCACTAAAGTAGTTTCCTATGAGGGACGACGCTACCGCATCATCATTGGCTCTTGCAATGGATTGCTGTGCTTGCACGATGAAGAGCGCGGCGAGGATGGATTCATAATAAGCCATCGTGCCATGCTGTGGAACCCCTGCACCGGATTCACTTCTCAGCCGCTTGAAATTGGAGGTGTCCTCTCCATTTGCGGATTCGGTTATGATCATGTCAATGACAAGTATAAGCTCTTGGCTGCTGTGAGCAAGAAATCAGGCGAACCCGTCACCACCAGAATGTTTACATTCGGCCCAAATTCTACCTGGAGAACAATCCAGGATTTCCCCCATAATTATTTTGACTTTCATTCCGGGGAATATCTGGAGCGTCTTGCAGGGCTTTATTTAAGTGGCACTGGCACTCTTAATTGGCTTCTTTACAGCCATAGTAGTTTTGTGAAGGTTATTTCCCTTGACTTGGTCAAAGAGACTTATAGTCAGTTTTCCCTTCCCAGCAGGGATTCAGATGATAATCTCTGGATGGAACCCAAATTGGGTATCTTGAGGGATTGTCTTGCTGTTTGTTATGAGACTAAGAAAACTCATTGGACTGTCTGGTTCATGAAGGACTATGGAGTTCCTCAGTCTTGGACTAAATTGACCACAATCCCCCACCACCCGCTACTCGTTCATAGTCCCTCATGCGTTGCATTACAGCCTATATACATGTTGAAAGATGTTCTCCTTGCAATTGCTCCGAGTGGCAAGTTTGTTTTATGTAACTTAAAAGATGGCAGCATAGATCTTCCTAATATTAACAGCTCCAATGATGGCATGCCCAGACTTGTTCCTTTAACTCAGCACTCATGTACAAGGGTCTTTCAACTCTATCATGAAAGCTTAGTTTCACCCTCGCACTTTGGTCTTCCAAGTTGCTCGTCTGAGATGCGGTTAATTAAGCCAAGCCTATAA
- the LOC107621275 gene encoding uncharacterized protein At2g29880-like, producing MPNKGNKTAEANQPSKDNLRWSDDMDEVLLNALAEEASKGNRHDGSWTTETYANVVKTLSIAIGPHITKNHIKNRMKTLKNHFAEAYDLFHHLSGFAWNPVTRKFEVEEEVWQDFIKVS from the coding sequence ATGCCGAATAAGGGAAATAAAACAGCAGAAGCCAATCAACCTTCGAAAGACAACTTAAGATGGTCTGATGATATGGATGAAGTTTTGCTAAATGCATTAGCAGAGGAAGCATCGAAAGGTAATAGGCATGATGGCTCGTGGACAACTGAAACATATGCCAATGTTGTGAAGACTTTGAGCATAGCAATAGGCCCTCACATAACAAAGAATCACataaagaatagaatgaagacatTGAAAAATCATTTTGCTGAGGCATATGACTTATTTCATCACTTAAGTGGATTTGCATGGAATCCTGTAACTAGAAAGTTTGAAGTTGAAGAGGAAGTATGGCAAGACTTCATTAAGGTATCTTAA